The following proteins come from a genomic window of Sphingosinicella flava:
- the queA gene encoding tRNA preQ1(34) S-adenosylmethionine ribosyltransferase-isomerase QueA, which yields MRVDLFDFDLPQDLIALRPVSPRDSARLLVVRGESLEDRIVTDLPGLLRPGDMLVFNDTRVIPAQLEGMRGEARIGATLHKREGLRSWRAFIRNAKRLKEGGRIDFGADVAAIAGAREADGSFLLTFEGDEPVELLLERAGRMPLPPYIAGKRETDDRDLSDYQTMFAKEKGAVAAPTAALHFTPNLLARLKAAGILHETLTLHVGAGTFLPVKAEDTEDHRMHSEWGRIDAATAARINATRAAGGRVIAVGTTSLRLLESAADADGLVQPFEDDTAIFITPGYRFKVVDGLMTNFHLPKSTLFMLVSALMGRAVMQAAYAHAIAKGYRFYSYGDASLLLPDR from the coding sequence ATGCGCGTCGACCTCTTCGATTTCGATCTTCCGCAGGATCTGATCGCCCTGCGCCCGGTATCGCCGCGCGATAGTGCACGGCTGCTCGTGGTCCGGGGCGAGAGCCTGGAGGACCGGATCGTCACCGACCTCCCCGGCCTCCTGCGCCCCGGAGACATGCTCGTCTTTAACGACACCCGCGTCATTCCCGCGCAGCTTGAAGGGATGCGCGGAGAGGCGCGGATCGGCGCCACCCTTCACAAGCGGGAGGGCTTGCGATCCTGGCGCGCCTTCATCCGGAACGCAAAACGGCTGAAGGAGGGCGGCCGGATCGATTTCGGCGCCGATGTTGCCGCCATCGCTGGCGCGCGCGAGGCAGATGGCAGCTTCCTGCTCACCTTCGAAGGCGACGAGCCTGTGGAGCTCCTGCTCGAACGCGCCGGGCGCATGCCCTTGCCACCCTATATCGCCGGCAAGCGCGAGACCGACGACCGCGACCTCAGCGACTATCAGACCATGTTCGCGAAGGAAAAAGGCGCGGTCGCCGCGCCGACCGCGGCGCTTCACTTCACGCCCAACCTGCTGGCGCGACTGAAGGCGGCGGGCATCCTCCACGAAACGCTGACCCTCCATGTCGGCGCGGGCACCTTTCTCCCCGTCAAGGCGGAGGATACGGAAGACCACCGGATGCACAGCGAATGGGGCCGCATCGACGCCGCGACCGCCGCCCGCATCAATGCTACCCGCGCCGCAGGAGGCCGCGTCATCGCCGTCGGCACCACCAGCCTCCGCCTCCTCGAAAGCGCGGCTGATGCGGATGGATTGGTGCAACCCTTCGAGGACGATACCGCCATCTTCATCACGCCCGGCTATCGCTTCAAGGTGGTGGACGGGCTGATGACCAACTTCCACCTCCCCAAATCCACCTTGTTCATGCTGGTCTCGGCTCTTATGGGCCGCGCGGTCATGCAGGCCGCTTACGCCCATGCCATCGCCAAAGGCTATCGTTTCTATTCCTATGGCGATGCGAGCTTACTGCTTCCTGATCGCTAG
- a CDS encoding peptidylprolyl isomerase: protein MRFKSAFALIVAAAFAGPLAAQTISSPVPREASAGTAAMTEAAAAEATAAKAQALLVTPALDPENTLYLDLSTGGRVSVQLRPDIAPNHVERIKTLARQGFYNGLLFHRVIEGFMAQTGDPRGTGEGGSPLPDLEAEFNGLPHVRGAVSMARANAENSANSQFFIMLAPRLGLDNKYTVFGRVVSGMQYVDAIQRGEPPVNPSKIVRASIGADNVPPPSAAELAAAAQPAAPAPAPEPAPAPQN from the coding sequence ATGCGCTTCAAATCCGCTTTCGCCCTGATCGTTGCCGCCGCGTTTGCGGGTCCGCTCGCCGCGCAAACGATCAGCAGCCCGGTCCCCCGCGAGGCGAGCGCCGGCACTGCCGCGATGACGGAGGCGGCCGCAGCCGAAGCCACCGCGGCCAAAGCGCAGGCCCTTCTCGTCACCCCGGCGCTGGATCCGGAAAATACGCTTTACCTCGATTTGTCGACCGGCGGCCGGGTCAGCGTTCAGCTGCGCCCGGACATTGCGCCCAACCATGTCGAGCGGATCAAGACCCTGGCGCGCCAGGGTTTCTATAATGGCTTGCTCTTTCACCGCGTGATCGAAGGGTTCATGGCCCAGACCGGCGATCCCCGGGGCACGGGCGAGGGCGGCTCGCCGCTTCCCGACCTGGAAGCCGAATTTAACGGTCTGCCGCACGTGCGCGGCGCCGTTTCGATGGCGCGGGCCAATGCCGAAAACAGTGCGAACAGCCAGTTCTTCATCATGCTCGCGCCGCGCCTCGGCCTCGACAACAAATATACCGTGTTCGGCCGGGTGGTGAGCGGCATGCAATATGTCGACGCGATCCAGCGCGGCGAGCCCCCGGTCAATCCGTCGAAGATCGTTCGCGCCTCGATCGGCGCCGACAATGTGCCGCCGCCGTCGGCCGCGGAGCTGGCCGCCGCGGCGCAGCCGGCCGCGCCCGCCCCGGCGCCAGAGCCTGCCCCGGCCCCGCAAAACTGA
- the coaD gene encoding pantetheine-phosphate adenylyltransferase — translation MTRTAVYPGTFDPITLGHMDIIRRGAKLVDCLVIGVTTNPSKSPMFSLDERLAMVRREIEGIEGDIKVVAFDSLLMDFAEREGASMILRGLRAVADFEYEYQMAGMNQQINDRIETVFLMADVSLQPIASRLVKEIALYGGDISKFVTSAVAADVSARVEAIGRKGS, via the coding sequence ATGACACGGACAGCCGTTTATCCGGGAACCTTCGATCCCATTACGCTTGGCCACATGGACATCATTCGGCGCGGGGCGAAGCTGGTCGACTGCCTCGTCATCGGCGTCACCACCAATCCGTCCAAATCGCCGATGTTCAGCCTCGACGAGCGGCTCGCCATGGTGCGGCGCGAAATCGAGGGGATCGAGGGCGACATCAAGGTCGTCGCCTTCGATTCGCTGCTGATGGATTTCGCGGAGCGGGAAGGCGCGTCGATGATCCTGCGCGGCCTGCGCGCCGTCGCGGACTTCGAATATGAATATCAGATGGCGGGCATGAACCAGCAGATCAACGACCGGATCGAGACGGTTTTCCTGATGGCCGACGTGTCCCTGCAGCCCATCGCTTCCCGTCTCGTGAAGGAAATCGCCCTTTACGGCGGCGATATTTCGAAATTCGTGACCTCCGCCGTCGCGGCGGACGTTTCCGCGCGGGTCGAGGCGATCGGCCGCAAAGGCTCTTGA
- a CDS encoding polyprenyl synthetase family protein, which yields MAPAAIDLRSAIAQVGSEIDALFEELLPVAEDQRAPLYEAMRYASIGGGKRLRPLLVAAASQLFAIPRDSALRAGLAVECIHVYSLIHDDLPCMDDDDLRRGKPTTHKAFDECTAVLAGDCLHDLAFQVLADSRIHADPAVRIELVAELARASGPAGMAGGQMMDLMAAQADMDLGTVTRLQQLKTGALIAFCLEAAAIMARLPADERTSLRGYAHDLGLAFQIADDLLDVEGDEAVTGKKVGKDDAAGKETFVSLLGVDRARRQAQLLVDQAVDHLKTYGPEADLLRAIARFAVERDH from the coding sequence ATGGCCCCGGCCGCGATCGACCTTCGATCCGCCATCGCCCAGGTCGGGAGCGAAATCGACGCCTTGTTCGAAGAGCTGCTTCCCGTCGCGGAGGATCAGCGCGCACCGCTTTACGAGGCCATGCGCTACGCATCGATCGGCGGCGGCAAGCGATTGCGACCGTTGCTGGTGGCGGCGGCATCGCAATTATTCGCTATCCCGCGAGACAGCGCGCTTCGCGCCGGCCTCGCGGTTGAATGCATCCACGTCTATTCGCTGATCCACGACGATCTTCCCTGCATGGACGATGACGATCTGCGCCGCGGCAAGCCGACGACGCACAAGGCATTCGACGAATGCACGGCCGTGCTCGCGGGCGATTGCCTCCACGATCTCGCCTTCCAGGTGCTGGCCGACAGCCGCATTCATGCCGACCCCGCCGTGCGGATTGAATTGGTGGCGGAACTTGCCCGCGCATCCGGCCCGGCGGGCATGGCGGGCGGCCAGATGATGGACCTGATGGCTGCGCAGGCGGACATGGATCTTGGCACCGTCACCCGCCTTCAGCAATTGAAGACCGGCGCGCTCATCGCCTTCTGCCTGGAGGCGGCGGCGATCATGGCGCGGCTCCCGGCTGACGAGCGGACATCCTTGCGCGGCTATGCCCACGATCTCGGCCTTGCCTTTCAAATCGCTGACGACCTTCTCGATGTCGAGGGCGACGAGGCGGTGACGGGGAAAAAGGTCGGCAAGGACGATGCGGCGGGGAAGGAAACGTTCGTGTCCCTGCTCGGTGTCGACCGCGCGCGGCGGCAGGCGCAATTGCTCGTCGATCAGGCGGTCGATCATCTCAAGACGTACGGGCCGGAAGCCGACCTGCTGCGCGCCATCGCCCGCTTTGCGGTCGAACGCGATCATTGA
- a CDS encoding exodeoxyribonuclease VII small subunit yields the protein MEQAEPIEQLSFEAALKRLEEIVRKLESGEAALDHSIELYAEGDRLKKQCEARLEAAKARIDTIQFGADRQPTGTTPFDSE from the coding sequence ATGGAACAAGCCGAACCGATCGAACAGCTTTCCTTCGAAGCCGCGCTGAAGCGTCTGGAAGAAATCGTCCGCAAGCTCGAAAGCGGCGAAGCCGCGCTCGACCACTCGATCGAGCTTTATGCAGAGGGCGACCGGTTGAAGAAGCAATGCGAGGCGCGGCTGGAAGCGGCCAAGGCGCGTATCGATACGATTCAGTTCGGTGCCGACCGCCAGCCCACCGGCACGACCCCTTTCGACAGCGAATGA
- a CDS encoding long-chain-fatty-acid--CoA ligase, whose protein sequence is MADPADLWRSHYRHPGVWERSFPPLSLPALFDEAAGKFPDAIAIDFLGRKYSYRETANGVDRVACGLRKLGVGKGDRVGLFLPNVPHYVAAYYGALKIGATIVNFSPLYTVDELAAQVADSGTRILFTISAQSLLPTALAVLEKSGLERLVVGSVAGVLPSPKSLFYRLFKGKEIAHRPDDLRIMAFSALIANDGACASATIDPERDIALLQYTGGTTGVPKGAMLTHQNLSANARQVEALDPHPEEADRIMGALPLFHIFANTCVLNRTIHKGGEIALVPRFDAGQVLATIARVKATSFPGVPTMYQALLDHPRIAGADLSSLRVCISGGAPMAAELKERFEAVTGAKLVEGYGLTESAGVVSTNPYDALNKPGTIGQPIPGTEIRLLDREDPTRLAPEGEPGEIAVRGPQIMKGYWNRPEADAEVFADGWLRTGDAGLIDEDGYIRIVDRLKDMIAVSGFKVFPSQLESLLYHHEAVKEALVIGIPDPYTGEKPKAFVTLNEGAAIDGADLMRWLNAQLGKHEKVVACEVRDSLPKTLVGKLSRKELQAEERAKVPSPLAGEG, encoded by the coding sequence ATGGCCGATCCTGCCGATCTCTGGCGTTCTCACTACCGGCATCCCGGCGTGTGGGAACGATCTTTCCCGCCCTTGTCCTTGCCCGCTTTGTTCGACGAAGCGGCCGGGAAATTCCCCGACGCCATCGCGATCGATTTCCTCGGCCGCAAGTACAGCTACAGGGAAACGGCGAATGGCGTGGACCGCGTTGCGTGCGGCTTGCGGAAGCTGGGTGTGGGGAAGGGGGACCGGGTGGGCCTCTTCCTTCCCAACGTCCCCCATTACGTCGCGGCTTATTACGGCGCGCTGAAGATCGGGGCGACGATCGTCAATTTCTCGCCCCTCTACACGGTGGACGAGCTGGCCGCGCAGGTCGCCGATTCCGGCACGCGCATCCTTTTCACCATCTCGGCCCAGTCGCTGCTGCCGACCGCGCTCGCGGTGCTGGAGAAAAGCGGGCTGGAGCGGCTCGTCGTCGGCTCCGTCGCGGGCGTCCTGCCGTCTCCCAAGTCGCTTTTCTATCGCCTCTTCAAGGGAAAAGAGATCGCGCACCGGCCGGACGATCTCCGGATCATGGCCTTCTCGGCCCTCATCGCCAATGACGGTGCCTGTGCGTCCGCAACCATCGATCCTGAACGGGACATCGCGCTTCTCCAATATACGGGCGGAACGACCGGCGTTCCGAAGGGCGCGATGCTCACCCACCAGAATTTGAGCGCCAATGCCCGGCAGGTCGAGGCCCTCGATCCGCATCCGGAAGAGGCGGACCGGATCATGGGCGCGCTGCCCCTGTTCCATATCTTCGCCAATACCTGTGTACTCAACCGCACCATTCACAAGGGCGGCGAGATCGCGCTGGTGCCGCGCTTCGACGCGGGCCAGGTGCTCGCCACCATCGCGCGGGTGAAGGCGACCTCCTTCCCCGGCGTTCCCACCATGTATCAGGCCCTGCTCGATCATCCGCGCATCGCAGGGGCGGATCTCTCCTCGCTTCGCGTCTGCATTTCCGGCGGCGCGCCGATGGCGGCGGAGCTGAAGGAGAGGTTTGAGGCGGTGACGGGCGCCAAGCTCGTCGAAGGCTATGGTCTCACCGAATCCGCGGGGGTCGTTTCGACCAATCCCTATGACGCGCTGAACAAGCCCGGTACGATCGGGCAGCCCATCCCCGGCACCGAAATCCGCTTGCTCGACCGCGAGGATCCCACCCGCCTCGCACCGGAAGGAGAGCCGGGCGAGATCGCGGTGCGCGGCCCGCAGATCATGAAAGGCTATTGGAACCGCCCGGAAGCCGACGCCGAAGTCTTCGCCGACGGCTGGCTCCGCACCGGCGACGCAGGCCTGATCGACGAGGACGGCTATATCCGCATCGTCGACCGCTTGAAGGACATGATCGCCGTATCGGGCTTCAAGGTCTTCCCCAGCCAGCTCGAAAGCCTCCTCTACCATCATGAAGCGGTGAAGGAGGCGCTCGTGATCGGCATTCCCGATCCTTATACGGGCGAGAAACCCAAGGCCTTCGTGACCTTGAACGAAGGGGCGGCGATCGATGGCGCCGACCTGATGCGCTGGCTCAACGCGCAGCTCGGCAAGCACGAAAAAGTCGTCGCCTGCGAGGTGCGGGACTCCCTGCCGAAAACTTTGGTTGGGAAATTGAGCCGCAAGGAATTGCAGGCCGAAGAGCGCGCCAAGGTTCCCTCTCCCCTTGCGGGAGAGGGTTAG
- a CDS encoding MBL fold metallo-hydrolase, with product MRRKRPVSKPAKTIWALSTPSKNDAPDASLVDGGAFSHKGLTYPFGRRVPEPGALIEIAEGIGWARLPVPGSLKHINVWALADEGGIALVDTGLDIPPCREAWDALLSGPLAGQAVTRIIVTHFHPDHIGLAGWLTERFDVRLWMTREEWLFARMLTADVRDTPPPEAFAYWRAAGWDEDCIAAEAAKGWGRFSSVVSPVPVSFVRMMEGDTIQVGTRDWRVVVGNGHCPEHACLVDDVGGVMIAGDQVLPRITSNVSLSLSEPEADPLGDWLRSIDKLRGLPDALLVLPAHGEPFTGLHARLDALAHGHRDRLDALHRHLDEPRRAVDCFPVLFGRKIDDSVLGLATGEAMAHLRRLEVEGRAQREMRDGVHWYRSV from the coding sequence ATGCGCAGGAAAAGGCCGGTTTCGAAACCGGCGAAGACGATCTGGGCTTTGTCGACCCCTTCAAAAAATGATGCGCCGGACGCCTCGCTGGTCGACGGCGGGGCGTTCAGTCACAAGGGCCTGACCTATCCCTTCGGGCGCCGCGTGCCCGAGCCGGGCGCGCTGATCGAAATCGCCGAAGGCATCGGCTGGGCACGCCTGCCGGTGCCCGGATCGCTCAAACACATCAACGTCTGGGCGCTGGCGGACGAAGGCGGCATTGCGCTCGTCGACACCGGCCTCGATATCCCGCCCTGCCGCGAGGCGTGGGACGCGTTGCTGTCGGGACCACTGGCCGGTCAGGCCGTCACCCGCATCATCGTCACGCATTTCCACCCCGACCATATCGGTCTTGCGGGCTGGCTCACCGAAAGGTTCGACGTCCGGCTCTGGATGACGCGCGAGGAATGGCTGTTCGCGCGAATGCTGACCGCCGACGTGCGCGACACGCCGCCTCCCGAAGCCTTTGCTTATTGGCGTGCGGCGGGATGGGATGAGGACTGCATTGCGGCGGAGGCAGCAAAGGGCTGGGGCCGCTTCTCTTCGGTGGTGAGCCCCGTGCCGGTCAGCTTCGTCCGCATGATGGAAGGCGATACGATCCAGGTCGGCACCCGCGACTGGCGGGTTGTCGTCGGCAACGGCCATTGCCCGGAACATGCCTGCTTGGTCGACGATGTCGGAGGAGTGATGATCGCGGGCGACCAGGTGTTGCCGCGCATCACATCGAACGTGTCCCTGTCCTTGAGCGAACCGGAAGCCGACCCGTTGGGCGACTGGCTGCGCTCCATCGACAAGCTGCGCGGCCTTCCGGACGCCCTGCTCGTTTTGCCCGCTCATGGCGAACCTTTCACCGGCCTCCACGCCCGCCTCGACGCGCTGGCGCATGGCCATCGCGACCGTCTCGACGCCCTTCATCGCCATCTCGACGAGCCGCGCCGCGCCGTGGATTGCTTCCCGGTCCTGTTCGGCCGGAAGATTGATGACAGCGTCCTCGGCCTCGCCACAGGCGAAGCGATGGCGCATCTCCGCCGCCTCGAAGTGGAAGGCCGGGCACAGCGTGAAATGCGAGACGGGGTTCACTGGTATCGGTCTGTCTAA
- a CDS encoding DUF1013 domain-containing protein — protein sequence MAQPLMPHATASWLVDNTALTFEQIAAFCGLHVLEVQAIADDAAATKLTGRSPLRAGELTQEEIDKGQADPNYRLVMQKEPDQAIRTKGPRYTPVSKRQDKPDGIAWIIRNHPEISDGQISKLIGTTRTTIAAIRDRTHWNIANIQPKDPVTLGLTSQRELDAVVAKAAKAAGTDGQPQDARLDGDREALIEELRREREAAAREAEEVHAQEKAGFETGEDDLGFVDPFKK from the coding sequence GTGGCCCAGCCGCTCATGCCCCATGCGACCGCTTCCTGGCTGGTCGACAATACCGCGCTCACCTTCGAGCAGATCGCCGCTTTCTGCGGCCTCCATGTCCTGGAAGTGCAGGCGATCGCCGACGATGCCGCCGCGACCAAATTGACCGGCCGGAGCCCGCTCCGCGCGGGCGAGCTGACTCAGGAAGAGATCGACAAGGGCCAAGCCGATCCCAATTACCGCCTCGTCATGCAGAAGGAGCCCGACCAGGCCATCCGCACCAAGGGCCCCCGCTACACGCCGGTCTCCAAGCGCCAGGACAAGCCCGACGGCATCGCCTGGATCATCCGCAACCATCCGGAAATTTCGGACGGCCAGATTTCCAAGCTGATCGGCACGACCCGCACGACCATCGCCGCGATCCGCGACCGCACCCACTGGAACATCGCCAACATCCAGCCCAAGGATCCGGTGACGCTCGGCCTCACCTCGCAGCGCGAGCTTGACGCCGTGGTCGCGAAGGCTGCCAAGGCCGCGGGCACGGACGGCCAGCCGCAGGACGCGCGTCTCGACGGCGACCGCGAGGCGCTGATCGAGGAACTGCGCCGCGAGCGCGAAGCCGCCGCTCGCGAGGCGGAGGAAGTCCATGCGCAGGAAAAGGCCGGTTTCGAAACCGGCGAAGACGATCTGGGCTTTGTCGACCCCTTCAAAAAATGA
- a CDS encoding TonB-dependent receptor domain-containing protein, whose amino-acid sequence MGLRYALSPNAALVVAGFDINKPYAGLRRDTNVYDLIGTVRHRGIEASLTGEVAEGLTAVIGGYAMDPKLSGIEVRAGRIGQRPVSVPGTRLTFSANYRLPFDPNIALDGRVEYAGRQAAHATANAEGRNDLFLPDVMTLDIGGRYRFKAGKLPLALRFQVQNIFNEYSWQVSSAEALSYSEPRRFRLSLTADY is encoded by the coding sequence GTGGGGCTTCGCTATGCTCTGTCGCCCAATGCGGCGCTGGTCGTCGCGGGGTTCGATATCAACAAGCCTTATGCCGGCCTTCGCCGCGATACGAACGTCTATGATTTGATCGGTACCGTCCGCCATCGCGGGATCGAGGCGTCTCTGACCGGCGAAGTGGCGGAGGGTTTGACCGCTGTGATTGGCGGTTATGCGATGGACCCTAAGCTCAGCGGAATCGAGGTTCGCGCGGGCAGGATCGGACAACGCCCCGTGAGCGTTCCCGGCACACGCCTGACCTTCAGCGCCAATTACCGCTTGCCTTTCGATCCTAACATCGCCTTGGACGGCCGGGTAGAATATGCCGGCAGGCAAGCTGCCCATGCGACCGCGAACGCCGAAGGACGCAATGACCTGTTCCTTCCGGATGTTATGACCCTGGATATCGGGGGACGCTATCGCTTCAAGGCCGGCAAATTGCCGCTCGCGCTTCGCTTCCAAGTTCAAAACATCTTCAATGAATATTCTTGGCAGGTAAGCAGCGCGGAAGCCCTGAGCTACAGCGAGCCTAGGCGTTTCCGTCTGTCCCTGACGGCAGATTATTGA
- a CDS encoding TonB-dependent receptor, whose amino-acid sequence MISRAAMEEAYYWGGAAKFAIANAQFHLFGVEYRYERDAQFRITTTGPVLPPHIERRRFLGQEWAQEKGQSRLAGVTVEKGIGKEWQLGAGGFFSQNHPEKAFLQIFSSADANGNARSVILASPQQRFTAWSGEMKLGWHRQQGTFDHRISAYLRGRRSSARFGGDALLNLGMVNLFDEQVQTDPLTLSAQSRDTDVVDQIGAGLTYRFAWADRLLTSLSLFKTQYRKVFTRSGSPAEETTADPWLYNGMAIIPLTPSLSIYGSYTRGLEEAGVAPQTAVNRNAVLPPIHVRQRKWGFAMLCRPMRRWSSRGSISTSLMPAFAAIRTSMI is encoded by the coding sequence ATGATTTCCAGGGCGGCGATGGAAGAGGCGTACTATTGGGGGGGGGCGGCGAAGTTCGCTATCGCGAATGCTCAATTCCATCTGTTCGGCGTCGAGTATCGATACGAACGCGACGCACAGTTCCGGATCACGACGACAGGCCCGGTGCTTCCGCCCCATATCGAACGGCGGCGCTTTCTTGGACAAGAATGGGCACAAGAGAAAGGCCAGAGCCGACTTGCGGGGGTGACCGTCGAAAAGGGGATTGGTAAGGAATGGCAGCTTGGGGCGGGCGGCTTCTTTTCGCAAAACCATCCCGAAAAGGCTTTCCTTCAAATTTTTTCGAGCGCCGATGCCAATGGCAACGCTCGCAGCGTCATCCTGGCGTCGCCGCAGCAGCGCTTCACCGCCTGGTCGGGCGAAATGAAGCTGGGATGGCATCGCCAGCAGGGTACATTCGACCACCGGATTTCGGCCTATCTTCGTGGACGACGCTCGAGCGCGCGTTTCGGCGGCGATGCCTTGCTCAATCTCGGCATGGTGAACTTGTTCGACGAGCAGGTCCAAACCGATCCCCTCACCCTCTCGGCGCAAAGCCGGGATACGGATGTCGTTGATCAGATCGGGGCCGGGCTGACCTATCGTTTCGCCTGGGCGGACAGGCTTTTGACGTCATTGTCCCTATTCAAGACGCAATATCGCAAAGTTTTTACGCGGTCAGGCAGCCCGGCGGAGGAAACGACTGCCGATCCCTGGTTATACAATGGCATGGCGATCATTCCCTTGACGCCGAGTCTGTCCATCTATGGTTCCTATACACGCGGGCTCGAGGAAGCGGGTGTCGCGCCGCAAACTGCGGTCAATCGCAACGCGGTCTTGCCGCCGATCCATGTCAGGCAGAGGAAGTGGGGCTTCGCTATGCTCTGTCGCCCAATGCGGCGCTGGTCGTCGCGGGGTTCGATATCAACAAGCCTTATGCCGGCCTTCGCCGCGATACGAACGTCTATGATTTGA
- a CDS encoding NAD(P)H-quinone oxidoreductase gives MAALPERMIAIDPEGPGGPEVLVPVERPLPALGPGEVLIRVSAAGVNRPDVMQRQGLYPPPPGAPSIPGLEVAGEVVALGAGVEADWTGKPVCALVSGGGYAQYCTAPVGQCLPVPDALTMVEAAAIPETLFTVWTNLFERGGAKEGDTVLVHGGTSGIGTMAILLGRLFGMDVIVTAGSDEKCRRAFDLGAAHAINYRSEDFVQAVESFTGGKGVAVVLDMVGGDYVARNIACLRAEGRHVSIAAQRGAKAEIPVWQVMAKRLVLTGSTLRARDTAFKSRVAADLAAKVWPHAAAGQLKPVIDATFPLEQAADAHRRMEEGEHVGKIVLTLS, from the coding sequence ATGGCCGCTTTGCCCGAACGCATGATCGCCATCGATCCCGAAGGACCGGGCGGGCCGGAGGTGCTGGTGCCCGTGGAGCGGCCTCTGCCCGCGCTTGGCCCAGGCGAAGTGCTGATCCGCGTCTCGGCAGCGGGCGTCAATCGTCCGGACGTGATGCAGCGCCAGGGCCTTTATCCCCCACCACCGGGCGCGCCGTCCATTCCCGGGCTGGAAGTCGCGGGGGAGGTTGTCGCGCTGGGCGCCGGCGTCGAGGCCGATTGGACCGGCAAGCCCGTCTGCGCGCTCGTCTCGGGCGGCGGCTATGCCCAATATTGCACGGCGCCCGTCGGGCAATGCCTGCCCGTGCCGGATGCTCTCACCATGGTCGAGGCCGCAGCCATTCCGGAAACGCTCTTCACCGTCTGGACCAACCTCTTCGAGCGCGGTGGCGCGAAGGAGGGCGACACGGTGCTCGTCCATGGCGGGACGAGCGGCATCGGCACGATGGCTATTCTCCTCGGCCGTCTGTTCGGCATGGACGTGATCGTCACCGCCGGATCGGACGAAAAGTGCCGCCGCGCCTTCGATCTCGGCGCGGCGCACGCGATCAACTATCGCTCCGAGGATTTCGTCCAGGCCGTGGAGTCATTTACCGGCGGTAAGGGCGTTGCGGTCGTCCTCGACATGGTCGGTGGCGATTATGTCGCTCGGAACATCGCTTGTCTTCGAGCCGAAGGCCGCCACGTTTCCATCGCGGCCCAGCGCGGTGCCAAGGCGGAAATTCCGGTCTGGCAGGTCATGGCCAAGCGCCTTGTTCTCACCGGCTCCACCCTTCGCGCCCGCGACACCGCCTTCAAGAGCAGGGTCGCCGCCGATCTCGCCGCGAAGGTCTGGCCCCATGCCGCCGCTGGGCAGTTGAAGCCCGTCATCGATGCCACCTTTCCGCTGGAGCAGGCAGCCGATGCGCATCGCCGAATGGAAGAGGGGGAGCATGTCGGGAAGATCGTGCTGACCCTCAGCTAA
- a CDS encoding DUF1192 domain-containing protein, producing MDLDELFPNKPGDPLTQLLKQDLDPLSVEELHARIAALEGEIARIKGKIEAAVNHRASAEALFKK from the coding sequence ATGGATTTGGACGAACTCTTCCCGAACAAACCCGGCGATCCGTTGACCCAGCTTTTAAAGCAGGATCTGGATCCCCTGTCGGTCGAGGAGCTTCATGCCCGCATCGCCGCCCTGGAGGGCGAAATCGCGCGCATAAAGGGTAAAATCGAGGCGGCGGTTAACCATCGAGCAAGCGCCGAGGCTCTATTTAAGAAGTGA